Part of the Methylophaga nitratireducenticrescens genome is shown below.
TGAACTACGATCGGTTAATTCTTTCATCATTACGACTGAATCGGGATGTTCTGGCGTTTACTTTGCTCGGCGACGTCAACCTGAGCTCTCCACATGCTACCAATCTGAACTATGGCGCCCGTCTTAATGATCCGGAATTAGGGCTTATTTCTGCTACCGGGACGATTACCGGTGATTTGCAGCAAATGACGTTACGTCAGCAACTGGGCGAACCGTTCGCTTCTGAGCAAACCTTGATGGTGCGTAATATTCTTGATGATTTGGATTGGCGATTGACGGCTGAAAGCGGAATGCTGCCATTATCACGCATCCTGAACAATGAAATTGGAGATCTGACAGCATTAAATCTGAATGCCAAAGGTACGTTGGATAGTGCTAAGGCAGAGCTCGATTTTCAGTTGCAAGGCTCTGAGACGTTAAATCCACCTGTAGCGGCCAGTTTAAGTGTCAATTCCAACGATTTGCAAAGTTGGCGGGTAGATCTGATGACGGCAATCAGTCAGAACAGTTTTGCCGAATTGCATGGAAACATCTTCATTGCAGAAGATCCCATGGAAAGTGTTTTTTCCATTGACGGCAGCTGGTCAGAATTACAATGGCCCTGGCAGACAGATGCTGAACTGCTGGTAGGGAAGGCTTCTGGTGAATTTTCCGTTGATGGTACTTTGCAGGACTATCGTTTAATCCTCAGTAGTTCTTTGCAGGCCATGGAACAGGAATGGAATATAACCTCTTACCTACTTGGGGATATGCATAAGGCCTCGATAAGCTCTCTTGAAATCAAGTCGGCGTTAGGTCAACTAGACGTCAGTGGCGATTTGAGCTGGCAGCCGGAGTTAGCTTATCAATTGGGTGGCGAATGGAAAAACCTGCAGCTTCCTGCCAGTTTAACCGGCGTGCCGGTAGAAAGTTATATCGGGCAATTTAAGCTTGATGGAGAGAAACAGCTTTTTAATTTAACAGTTGACTCGGATTTTATTGTCGATGAGATTCCGCTCATTCTCAATCTGGTAGCAACTAGTCCGGAAACAGGCATAACGGATGTTCGGGCCGATACCAAAATAGCTGATGGCGGGGCAGGATTCAGTGGCCGTATTAATTGGAAAGAAAAGCTTGCAGTTGATGGCAAACTGACATTGAGACAGCTTGATCCTGCTGCCTTCGCTGCAGAGTGGCCCGGGCTGATTAGTGGTCAGGTTCAGGTAACGTTTCAGGATAAAGGTGAAAACGAGTTTCATGCCAGTGTGCAGGAATTACATTTAAATGGCCTGTTACGTGATCGTAATTTCTCACTGGACAGTAATCTGCAAGCAGTAAATACCGATATCGATATCGAAAATCTGCAGTTGAATCTGGGTGATTCGCAATTGTCATTAAACGGCAAAGTAGAGAAACAACTGGACCTGAGTTGGAGTTTGTCATCCCCCAATCTGCAGGATTTTCATCCCGAATTATTTGGCACGCTGAGTGGAAAAGGGCAACTTTACGGTGAGCTGGCCAAATTAAAATTAAATGCCAATCTCGACGGTTCAGCTATCCGTTGGGCGGATGAGCTGACTGTAGGGTCTATTTCAGCAGATGCCCAGGTGGATCTGACGGATAATCAGCAAAGTAAACTTAATATTCAATCCACGGCGATTACGATTGCACAGCAGAATATCGACTCCATTGATTTGAGTCTGAATGGCAAGCTTGACCAACATCAACTGGCGCTGGAGATTCAATCCGAAATCGGCACATTATCCAGTCTGTTGCAAGGCAGCCTGGATAAAGATGACCAATGGTCTGGGCAATTGCAGTCAATGACCGTTACCAATGATATCGCTGGCGACTGGCAGTTACGTGAGCCGGGAGCGATTCAATTATCAGCCGGTAAACAGATTGTTTCACAACACTGCTGGCAATCTTCTGAGCAGGCACAACTTTGTTTACAGGGTGAAAATACCGCAGATGGTGCACAAACATTAATTGAAATAAATCAGTTGTCGGTGGCGACTTTCAAGCCTTTAATAGAGAACTACGCTGCATTATCAGGTGAAATTTCCGGTAACCTCCAATTAGCCATGCAAACCGGGGGCGATATTACCGGGACGGGTAATTTATCGCTGAATGATGGCATATTAAAACTGCAGTCTGAAGGGATAAGCCAGCAGCAACCGATTGCATTTAATGCGGTTGATCTACGCTATCAGCTGACGGCAGAAGAAAGCATGGTTGCCATCACCATTGAGCCGGACATTGCCGGGGTAGAGCCTATTGAAGCCAGATTGCAAACCGCACCAATCAAAACGGTAATGGTGGCACCCATGGATACGCCAGTCACATTGCAATTGCAGAACTCTATTGAAGACCTTGCCTCATTAAATCTGGAAACGCTGGCCTTTGATGAACTGGCAGGCAAGCTGGAACTTCATGTTGATATGGAGGGCACTTTCAATCAGCCTGAATTAACGACTGCTATCAGTTTGCGTGATGGCCAGATATTTCTGGTCGATATGGGGATTACCCTGACCGAAATTAATGCCGACATCAATGGTGATCCTTTATCCGGCTTGAAAATATTATTACAGGCTCAGTCAGCAGAAGGTCAGTTGGAAGTGGCTGGTGACTTCACAATGACCGATTCTGATTGGTTGCTGGATGCGACGATTAAGGGGGACAAATTAGAATTAATGAACCTGCCTGAGGCCTATGTGATTGCCTCCCCGGATTTAACGCTGAGAATTACTCCTGAAACGGCCAAAATCGGCGGTAAAGTAACAATACCTACTGCTGATCTGGCACCCATGGATTTTAATACTACTGTTTCAGCCAGCCCGGATGTTGTCGTGGTTGGACAGGATACGACAGAAGAGAAAATGCGTTTAGCCACTGATGTTGATGTGACGGTTGAACTGGGTGAAAACGTCTTGATTCGTGCCCTGGGTTTTAACGGTCGTCTCGCAGGTGATTTACGAATTTATGGCGAAGCCGGAGAGCTATTATTAGGCGATGGCGAAATTACTGTTCACGACGGTATTTATGCTGCCTATGGTCGCGAATTAAAAATTAATAACGGCAAAGTGCGATTTGCTGGAACGGCCATTGATAATCCCGATCTGGATATTAAAGCAGTTCGCACAGGCACAGATTATGAAGCGGGTATTCATATCACCGGACCAGCCAACAATCCACAAGCCACATTATTTTCAAACCCATCCATGAGCCAGGAAGATGTACTGTCGTATATTGTGTTGGGACGACCATTAGGGCAGGCAAGTGCTGCTGATGCGGCGATGTTGGCCTCAGCTGCCACCAATCTGGGGATTTCCAATGGCAATGCTGTCAGTGAAAAGATTGCCAGCACCTTTGGTCTGGATACTGTTGAGTTCACTGGAGAAAGTCCGGATAACGCCGCCGTGCAAATTGGCAAATATCTGTCGCCTAAACTTTATTTAGGCTATGGCATTGGTATTTTTGAGCCGGTCAGCACCGTTCAATTGCGTTATACATTAAGTAAAATATGGACCTTGCAAGCCGAGTCCGGCACCCAAAGTGGTGTGGATCTACTGTATATCTACGAACGATAAAAAAGCCCTGTAAACACAGGGCTTTTGGGACCGACCTTTACTCAGTATGAGGTGAGTCTGAATATTCAATCAGGCGCGGTTCTTTTCGCGGATTTCATCCAGTGTTTTGCAGTCAATGCAGAGTGTTGCTGTTGGGCGGGCCTCCAAACGTCTAATACCGATATCAACCCCACATGATTCGCAAAAACCGTAATCACCTTTATCCAGATCAATAAGGGATTCTTCGATTTTTTTGATCAGCTTACGTTCACGATCACGTGTACGTAATTCCAAAGTAAACTCTTCTTCCTGTGTAGCCCGGTCATTAGGGTCCGGGAAGTTTGCTGCTTCGTCCTGCATATGATGAACGGTGCGGTCAACTTCTGCCATTAGTTGCGAACGCCATTTTTCGAGAATATCTCGAAAATGTTTTACCATATCTTTGCTCATATATTCTTCGTTTTCACCCGGTTGGTACGGAGTGAAACTAACATCATTTTGGTTCGGGTCCATGTTGGCAAACCTCATACTTTCTAAAAACAAGGGCGCATCTATACCAGATGCTTCGGGCATGTGCAAAATAATTGCGCTATTTTACCCTATTTTTAAAATTAAAAAGACGAATGAAACAATTAAAAGCCGTTATTTTTGACGTGGATGGAACACTTGCTGAAACGGAGCGTGATGGGCACCGTCAGGCCTTCAATCGCGCATTTGCCGGAGCGGGCTTGGACTGGTATTGGGATGAGGAGATTTACGGACAACTATTGGCAGTATCCGGTGGTAAGGAACGTATTCAATATTATCTGGAAAATTTTCATTTACAGTGTGGTTCTGCAGGTAATTTCAGTGAAATAATTGATTGTCTCCATGCAGATAAAACACGATATTACCTTGAATTGCTTAAAACACGGATTATTGAATTACGTCCGGGTGTGAAACGATTACTCGGAGAATTAAGAGAACAAGAAATTCGCCTGGCGATCGCCACAACGACCACTGCAGAAAATGTCACAGCATTAATTAATGCCACGCTGGGGGAGTCAGCCATTAGTTGGTTTGACTGCATTGCAGCGGGCGATATGGTTTCTGCAAAAAAACCTGCACCAGATATTTATCACTATTGTTTGCAACAACTGCAACTGGAAGCAAAAGACTGTCTGGCCATTGAAGATTCTGCCAACGGTTTATTAGCGTCTGTTGGGGCAGGTGTAACCACATTGGTGACCGTGAATGCCTATACTGTCGAAGAAAACTTCACGCAGGCAATTTGTGTTGTAGACCAACTTGGCGAACCGGATGCCCCATGCCAAGTCATCGATGGTTCGCCGATTAAAACAAGCTATATAACAGCTCAATCACTTCAGGATTTACATGCCCAAGCCAATTAACGTTACCCAGCGCGCCCAGGATATTAAACCGTTTCAGGTGATGGATATATTATCGCAAGGGAAGATACTGCAGGTGCAGGGCAGGGATATTATCCACCTGGAAATAGGTGAGCCGGATTTTCTGACGCCTCAACCAATTATTAACGCTGCAATTACTTCGTTAAATAAAGGCGATACCTTTTATACCCCCTCATTGGGATTAATGGCATTACGGGAGAAAATTGCCGGATGGTATCAGCAGCAATACGGGCTGGATATCTCACCCCGGCGGATTGTGGTTACACCGGGCGCCTCCGGTGCATTGCTGTTAGTGATGGGAGCATTGTTAGAAGCCGGCAAGCATTTATTGATGACCGATCCGGGATATCCCTGTAATCGTCATTTTGCCAGGTTCGTGGAAGCCTCTGCAGTTTCAGTTCCAGTAGGAGCTGATACGGCCTACCAATTATCTCCACAACATATCGAAAAATACTGGAATCAGGATACCCAAATGGCCCTGGTTGCTACTCCTTCCAACCCAACCGGAACGATCATTGATAAAGTCGGCTTAAAAGCCCTCTCAGAGGCCGTCAAGGCTAAACAAGGTCTGTTAGTCGTCGATGAGATTTACCATGGGTTAAATTACGATGGTGTTCATTTACCCTCGATTCTGGAAGTAGACGACGAAGCGATAGTGATCAACAGCTTTTCCAAATTCTTTGGTATGACCGGTTGGCGCTTAGGCTGGGTAGTCGTACCCGAAAGTCTTGAACCAGTGATGGATCGTCTGACTCAGAATCTGTTTTTAGCTGCGCCAACCAATGCCCAGCATGCTGCTCTGGTGGCATTTGATCGAGATAGTCTGGATATACTTGAACAACGCAGAGAGGTGTTTGAGAAACGTCGGGATGTTTTGTTACCCGCGCTGCAGGAAATTGGATTTTCCATTCCGGTGAAACCTCAGGGCGCATTTTATTTGTATGCGGACTGCAGCAAATTTCTAAGTGACACCATGAACAACAGTATGAATTTGTCACGCTATCTTTTACAAGAAGCCGGTGTTGCGATTACACCGGGAAATGATTTTGGGCAGCATCTTGCCGATAAGCATGTGCGCTTTGCTTATACCACCGATGAAACGCGTTTAATGCAGGCTGTTGAACGGATTCATGCCGCTTTGACTAAATTGTCACAAAAACAATAAGTTTAGTCTTTCCGAGGCGTCGTGACGTTAAACCAAACTAAAAACACTTATCGTCAGGTAACGAATGTGTATGAATAACAACAATAGTAACCCAGCTAATGCTGATGAGGTGGTTTGTGATTGTAGTGGAACTACCCGAGGGAAAATTATCAGTCTGATTGAGCAGGGTATCGTCGATACCGATACTATCTCCCGAAAAACTGGCGCAATTTCAGGATGTGGTTCTTGTGATTATGATATTGAGAACTTGCTTGATGAATTAGTGCTTAAATAAAAGAAACTGATAACTAAAACTGGGGTGCGGCAATGTTGCCGCACCCCATTGGTTTTAGGATTAGAAGCTATAATCAAAACCCACTTCGAAAGAACGCTCTGGGCCAACATAAATACCTTGGCGGAGACCTGTGATGTAATGTTTATCAGTCAGATTTTTCACAGCGCCACGCACACGAAATTGTTCGCTGACTTGATATTGTGCAAAGAAATCATAGACGGTGTATGAAGACATCTCTCCACCCCAGATACCACCTGCAGCATCATTCGGAATATCCTCAAGATTCGTTGGATCACCATATTGCTCACCACGGTGATGGGCAGTTAATGAACTTGAGAATTTACCTTGAGTGTAGTTCAAAGCTACGTTTGCCAGGAATTTAGGAGAGTACGGTAGACGATTACCACTATTCTCTCCTGCTTCAAACCTAGAGTAGGGAACCCATGTTAGATTTGTATCGACACTGAAACCACCGCCCAACTCATAACCTAAAGCCGCTTCCAAACCATAGTGTTTGCTCTCACCGGCATTCGATCGAGATAAGTTTGGATCGGAGTTTCCAGTAACAACCAGATTATCAAAGTCCATATAAAAACCAGTAAGTTCATAGGACATTGGTCCGGAGTCACCACGCACCCCTAATTCATAATTTACAGAGCGTTCACCATCCAAATTCTGATCTTTGAGTCCATCAAGTGCAACGCCATTTGAAGCCGGAGAGAACGCACGATATACACCACCATATAATTGTGCTTCAGGAATCAATTGATATGTAGCACCAATGCCTGGCAGTACTTCAGTATTTGATGTGTTTTCTGATTCGTTATTTTGTGTGAGAACCTTACGTTTTTGCTTATATGATTCAACTCGCAGGCCAGGAGTTACCGCAAAGCGCTCTGTTATTTCAAAACGGTTCATAACGTATGCGGCTAAACTATCCGCACTATCTTCTCTATGACGGTCATTAACACCGGTTCGATCCTGATCACGAGTGGCACGAATACGCTTGTCATCAGATTCCTCGGTCATCCAGCGAACACCAAATTCAGCTTGGTTATTCAAACCAAACAAACCATGATCGACTGATAAGCGGGTTTCAGCTCCATAACGCTCAAAGCTTCGGTTATTACCATTTAGACTATCAGTGTAAACCCAGCGACCAGCATCATTTGAGGCAGCTGTATTAACCCCATAACGCCAATAATCACGGCTTACTTCACTCCAATAGGCCAATGTAGTCAGCGTTGCATTATCAGTTAAATGCCATTCATGGTTAATATCAACAGCTCTACGATCCGTCAGGAAGTAATCATCTGGTGCAGGGTTGTAGGTTCTACCTGATTTGTAATCATCCAGAAACAAGCCACGGTAAGATATGTTGGCTTCATTTTGGTAATAGGAGTACTTCACACCAAGGCTATGGTTTTCGTTTAACTTCGTTCCCGCTTTAATCATGATGTCACTCATGCGGTAATCTTTGTCCATAAACCCATCACTTAGCGCACGGGTGGCGACGATACCAGCGAAACTATCTCCAGATTCTGTACGACCACCAGCTTCTAAAGTTGCTTCCCGTGTATTGAAAGAGCCAAAACGAGTAGAAAGATGTACGCCGTCATCAGGCGTTTTAGTTTGATAATTGATCACCCCACCAATGGTAGAGGGTCCGTAACGTAAAGATGAAGAACCTTTCAATATTTCAATACCTTCCATACGCTGAATGCGAGGATTGAAATAACGATCGTTACCAATAAACAGGCCTGGAGCAACCGGAACACCATCTTCAAGAATCAAAGATTTAGATTCGCTGGCAGAAAGTCCGCGGATCCCGACATTGCTGACCACGGCAGATTCTTCTTCGGTCTTGACGTTTATTCCGGGAACTCGGCGCAAAACGTCTTCAGTTGAGGTTGGCTGAATACGTTCAATTTCTTCACGGTCAATGATGATTACCGCACCAGTCTGACGCGAAATACTATCTGCTTCAGAGCCGACAACTTGCAATGCAGGCATTTTAAACTCTGCATTCATTGGTTCTTCAGCACTTGCAGCCATTGAATAACTCCCAATTGCCAATGCTTGCATGACAATAAGTGGTTTTAATTTCATTTTTGATCCTTATGGTTTAAAAAATTGGAACTGTAATGTTAATGCTTCTTATTTAGTTGAGCAATCGTTAATTGTGGTTTTTGTCCAACAAAGAGTGAATGGCACGAGCTGATTTGAAACAGAGGGATGATGATTTTAGTGATTAAGGAGGGCTGAGCGCAGGAAAAATGGTTGCTGACAAGGGTGGAAAGGTACGGATAAGCTTATTCAGTCATTATGTTGCAAATGCACCACAGCTCATCTTTTTCCTTGGCACATGAATCGTCTCGAGACATTCAAATTGTTAATTTAGAGGTGTTTTCTTATTGGAATGGCTTTGTAATTTTTCAACATACAAGGCCGTTGCACCAGCTACAGCGACTGGAATAATCAGAAAATTAACCACCGGGATCATGGTTGCTCCCAGAGTGGTCATGCCAAAACCCAAAGCCAATGAACGTTTGGTTCTGAGCAGTTCACGTTGCTGCTTAAATCCCATTAAATGATTTCCCAACGGATAGTCATGATAATCAAGTGCCAGAGTCCAACTGGAAAAAAATAGCCATAACAAGGGTGCGATGAGATTCAGTCCGGGTATCCACGACAGGATGAACAGTGGAATCATCCATTTCAGCAAATAAGACAATTTGCGTAATTCATTAAAAATCATTCTGGGTGTGTCTGCGATTAATTGCCAGAGAGTTTGTTCAGGCGGAGCCTGATTGGATAAACGTTTTTCTACAGCTTCTGCCAACAGTCCATTAAATGGTGCAGCAACGATATTGGCGAGAATAGAAAAGGTGAAAAATACAATTAATACAATCAGTACCGCAAACAATGGCCAAAGGATCCACATTAAGGCATTGGATAACCATTCCGGTAACCAGGTTGGTGTCAATTGTGTCATCCAATAATCAAACTGGTTAATACCTAGCCAGATCGCTCCGGCAAACAACAAGGTATTTATCAAAATTGGAATATAGGCAAAGCGACGTACGCCGGGCTGATTGATAAGTTTGAAACCACTTAGTAAATAGCGTGAGCCTTGTATGAAATCACCCATTTTTCAATACCTTATTGGAATAATGTAAGACCATCTCTTGCAAGTAATGCACTGCCATAAGCTGCTTCAGTCTGTTCCACTGATTCGAATGGAACCCGCAATAATGACTGACGTAGCTGTGTCCAGACAGGATTTTTAGCACCACCACCAACACTTCGAATCGACGTTAACGGTGTAGCACTTAATGGTTGAAGATATTGGTAACCTTTTTTTTCTATACTGGCAATGCCAGCCAGCAACCCATGCAGAAATAGATGATCTTCCGCTGAGCGGGGTAACATTTGTGGTGGATAGTTTGGATCAGCAATTGGGAAGCGTTCTCCTGGCTTTAGCAGGGGATAATAGACTGGTGGAGACTGCTTTAAATCAATTTTCTGGCTTAACGTGATTAATTGTTCGTCAGTAAAGAAATGTCTCAATACTGCTCCACCGGTGTTAGACGCGCCACCACATAACCAGCGATTTCCCAGCTTATGGCTGTAAACGCCTGTTTGAGCATCAAATACCGGAGTTTTACAGATAAGTTTCAAGACCAGTGTTGAACCCAGTGACGTTACGCCTTCTCCGACGCGGTTGGCACCCGTAGCGATAAATGCAGCCAGGCTATCAGTGGTTCCAGCCTTAATCAATGGTGGTACTGACTGTTTTATCCCAAGTTCTAGCATAACGGCTTCTGAGAGTTTGCCAATCACGGTGCCTGGTGCAACTACAGTTGGCAAAACGCTCATTGGCGTTATTGATTTCAGCCAGCCGGGCCAGTGATTTGCTACTACATCAAAACCGGACTTCAAGGCATTATTGTAATCCGTCATACCGGGTGTAGCGCCGAGTTGAATCGCCAGCCAGTCGGCCTGGTGCAATAGATAATATTTTTCAGGTAACGCCAGGGTTAATTGAAAATACAGCAATTTTGCCAAACCGCTGCTGGGACTATGTGCAGCTGAATTGATAGGTGCTTTTTCCGCTATTTTTTCACTCGCCAAGGAAGCAGGTTGATCGTTATACATCAACATCTCAGTCAGAGGATTTCCTTGTGAATCACATAACATCACTGAGCCGGAAGTTGCATCAATGCTGATTGAATCAATTGCAAACTCGGGAATTTGCTTTACCAGATCTGTTAAAGCCTCAAAAAGATAGTAAGACTGCTGTTTTGGTGAGGGGTAGGGGTGTGGATCTGCGGGAAGGTTTTGTTTAGTCTGGGCAATAATATTGCCGGATAGGTCGATGGCGCAGATCCGGCACCCGGAGGTGCCGAAATCAATGCCAATCCATGCACTATCGCGCATATTTATGGAAGATGAACAGGTGTTGGTGCAACCCAACCTTCTTTACGGTACTCGGCAACGACGTTGGTATACACACCGCCACGAACATTGAAAATACCCGTTACGCGCATAAAACGTGGTTCAGTTGCAGCTACCAAATCGGTCAGGATTTGATTGGTCAGTTTTTCATGAAAACCACCTTCTTCACGGTAAGACCAGAAGTAAAGTTTCAGAGACTTCAGTTCAACGCATTTTAAATCAGGTACATAATCGATCTTAATCGTGGCAAAATCCGGTTGACCTGTTTTCGGACACAGACAAGTAAATTCAGGTGTTTCGATGTGGATGGTATAATCCCGCTCCGGTACTGCGTTATCGAAGGTTTCCAGTTGTTTGCTTGGTAGCGTAGACATAGGTAATCTCTAAGAGTGAACAAAACCGTTATTATCCCTGAGTTGGCAGATTTAATTAAGTGTTAGAAATCATTCTCCTGTCTGTAGTTGTTTTAGTGGCGCTGATTATTGGCGGCTGGTATAGCCATTCCCGGCAGCAACAGCGCGCCCAGGAATTCGAGCGTGAACTGGATCGTTTTGATAACGACGAGAATAGTGATTTTCACGCGCGTTTCGACTCGGTTTTTGCGCAAGATACGGTAGATTTATCCGACAGCCCCAAAGTTCGTATGGATTCAGATGTGGCTGATGTTGGCGACGAATTCGACCATTCGGAAATGGATGACGAATTTGCCGATGCAGATGAAGAAGACGATACGCCCGATTGGGAAATGGTGGTGGCATTAACCATTATGGCCCCCGAATCACAAATGTTTACCGGACGCGCAATCAAATCTGCGCTGGAACAGCAGGAAATGCATTTTGGTGATATGCAGATATATCATCGTTATACCGTTAATAATCGCCGTCAGACACTGTTCAGTGTGGCGAATATTCTGGATCCCGGCACCTTGCTTCCTGATCAATTGATTTCAATGAAGACTCCCGGCTTGTTAATGTTTGCCAGACTTCCTGGCCCGGTAAACGGTCTTACGGTATTTGATTCGATGCTGGATACCGCACAACAACTGACCGCCTATCTGGGTGGCATCCTCTGTGATGAAAAACGTGAACCGATTACCGATAAACATTTGGAAGCCACGCGTAACCGAATTTTTGAGTTAAATTTATCTTTGCAGGCAGGCAATAAATCTGATGACGATTTCACCTGAAATCAGCGAGCGAGCCGCACAGCTTCGAGACTTAATCAACCGTTATAACTTTCTGTATTACAGCGCGGATGATCCGGAAGTAACCGACGCCGAATATGATCGGTTATTTGCTGAATTAAAAAAACTCGAAGCCGATTACCCTGAACTGATCACTGCGGATTCACCGACACAACGGGTGGGATCGGCTCCGTTGGATAAATTTACCCAAGTGACTCATGCGATGCCCATGTTGTCGCTGGATAATGTGTTTGATGAAGCCGAATTGACCGCGTTTAATCAGCGTGTTCTGGATCGTCTCAATACCGATGCTGTGATTACTTATGCTGCTGAACCCAAGCTGGATGGTCTGGCCATCAGTATTCGATATGAAAATGGTTTACTGGTTCAGGCTGCCACTCGTGGTGATGGCGCGGTGGGTGAAGATGTCACCGAAAACGTTCGAACCATCCGCAATGTCCCATTGAAACTGCACGGCAAAAATGTTCCGCAAGTAGTTGAAATCCGTGGTGAAATTTATATGCCTAAAGCGGGTTTTGAAAAGCTTAATCAACAACGTCTGGCCAACAATGAAAAACTGTTCGTTAACCCACGCAATGCTGCTGCAGGCTCATTAAGGCAACTCGATTCCTCGGTAACGGCTAGTCGACCTTTAGCATTGTTCTGTTATGGCCTTGGAGAACTTCAGGGCATGGAGCGTCCATCCAGCCATACAGAAGCCATGCAGATAATCAGCGAAT
Proteins encoded:
- the cysZ gene encoding sulfate transporter CysZ produces the protein MGDFIQGSRYLLSGFKLINQPGVRRFAYIPILINTLLFAGAIWLGINQFDYWMTQLTPTWLPEWLSNALMWILWPLFAVLIVLIVFFTFSILANIVAAPFNGLLAEAVEKRLSNQAPPEQTLWQLIADTPRMIFNELRKLSYLLKWMIPLFILSWIPGLNLIAPLLWLFFSSWTLALDYHDYPLGNHLMGFKQQRELLRTKRSLALGFGMTTLGATMIPVVNFLIIPVAVAGATALYVEKLQSHSNKKTPLN
- a CDS encoding FGGY-family carbohydrate kinase, with the translated sequence MRDSAWIGIDFGTSGCRICAIDLSGNIIAQTKQNLPADPHPYPSPKQQSYYLFEALTDLVKQIPEFAIDSISIDATSGSVMLCDSQGNPLTEMLMYNDQPASLASEKIAEKAPINSAAHSPSSGLAKLLYFQLTLALPEKYYLLHQADWLAIQLGATPGMTDYNNALKSGFDVVANHWPGWLKSITPMSVLPTVVAPGTVIGKLSEAVMLELGIKQSVPPLIKAGTTDSLAAFIATGANRVGEGVTSLGSTLVLKLICKTPVFDAQTGVYSHKLGNRWLCGGASNTGGAVLRHFFTDEQLITLSQKIDLKQSPPVYYPLLKPGERFPIADPNYPPQMLPRSAEDHLFLHGLLAGIASIEKKGYQYLQPLSATPLTSIRSVGGGAKNPVWTQLRQSLLRVPFESVEQTEAAYGSALLARDGLTLFQ
- the queF gene encoding preQ(1) synthase, whose amino-acid sequence is MSTLPSKQLETFDNAVPERDYTIHIETPEFTCLCPKTGQPDFATIKIDYVPDLKCVELKSLKLYFWSYREEGGFHEKLTNQILTDLVAATEPRFMRVTGIFNVRGGVYTNVVAEYRKEGWVAPTPVHLP
- a CDS encoding cell division protein ZipA — protein: MLEIILLSVVVLVALIIGGWYSHSRQQQRAQEFERELDRFDNDENSDFHARFDSVFAQDTVDLSDSPKVRMDSDVADVGDEFDHSEMDDEFADADEEDDTPDWEMVVALTIMAPESQMFTGRAIKSALEQQEMHFGDMQIYHRYTVNNRRQTLFSVANILDPGTLLPDQLISMKTPGLLMFARLPGPVNGLTVFDSMLDTAQQLTAYLGGILCDEKREPITDKHLEATRNRIFELNLSLQAGNKSDDDFT